The window GGAGAAGTTTCGGGCCCAGTTCCAACATGAAACCGTTCCTTCCATTTATTTCTTCATCTTCCTTCTTTTCtcgatctctctttctcgtggTTCTGGACATATGTCCAGATCAATCCCAGATCCAAGCTAACAGTTACACAATCTAGAAATGTAAGATGGAAGGATAATCCTGTCAAGATTGTCCTGAATACCCAATCAGACCcctgggagcagagaggagaggctaaTTCAGGGGGGCTTTTGAAAGTATTGGAACGGTACCCAGAGCTTCTTTAGCCTTTTCccgcctgttgtgtgtgtgtgtgtgtgtgtgtgtgtgtgtgtgtgtgtgtgtgtgtgtgtgtgagaacctcCCTCCTGTCGAGGGCTTAGCTGGATGTCCCACCTATAGCTACACCTCCTCTAAAAGGGATTTCACGGCGTGAGAGTcacttgagtgtgtgtttgttacgtGTGTATGAGGATACCAGCCAGAACACAAAAGAACAGCTGCTCTTTCGCCCTTAGCGTTAGACCATGGGCAGCTGCACGCAGCGTGGACGCCACACAATGCTAGAAAAGTTCTACACGCTCAGAGTTACCAACCATAGAACACAAAATAAACAACTttccgttttcttttttttgtatttttctttttctcgtCCGGGCTTTTGTCTTTTCGGAACTCGGCGTCGGCCAGTGTCAGTTGTTCCTCGTCATTTAAAATGTAGGTTTTGGTGCCCTCCCGACATGAGACGACGCTGCTGCTGACACAAAGGCTCAACTGTGAGGGAAGCTCCTAATTCGATAACGTACGGCGGATGGGAGGGTGGGATTCCAGTGttgcccccctctccttttttttATGGGCACTTTTTCCTTTCTGCTCGTTTTTCTTGTccccttctcccatctccaaaTCCTTCACTCTCTGCTGTTCGCTTCATGCCTTTCTTTATAATAACCGCAATGTCGAACTTTTTAAGTTCGACAAAGTTATTTCGGTCGAtttttcctccccttcaataatactaattggtattgtattttatatcgttggagagcctgattagtcacctttacaataataccaattggtattattgaaggggaggaataatcgaccgaaataacgtttccgaacttttatatatattttgttctaaccctctccttcttctcctcccctcaggTAAGGTGGTGACCCCTGAGAAGATCCAGGAGGCTAAGGAGGTGTACAGGGAACACTTCCAGGATGACGTCTTTAACGAGAAGGGCTGGACTTACATCCTGGAGGTACGCACCCCTGCTCGAAACTCCAAACCCCATCCCTGCCTACCTTCCGTAGTCCTGTCCCCCTCTGACTTATCCCGCATGCTCCATAGATCCCAACGCATGTTGGATAGGTGTGTCAAACGATCGCGTGGGCTCAAGGCCAGTGTGTACTGTTTTGCGCACGCCGCGGCGCTGACCAGGGTGCTGATCAACCGAAACATCGCCTGCTACCCAATTCACGCTCGGGGTCTCTCGAATTTACATAAGCTGCGTGTGCGGAGAACACTCGTTCGGTTCTGAGTTGACCGAAGGCTCCCTCTCGAGAATCTCCGCACCCAACCAACCACGATGTTGTAAACGTCACTGGGCTTTTCATATAACATCAAGAGATCTTTATAGCAGCAAATGTTTATGGCCTTTTTTGGCAAACATCATCATTTACCGATCACTTATTTCTTTGTTTTTCCCCAGTTAACATTTCCTTGTAAATAAAACGATCAAGAGCTCTTGCTCGCTCTTATTCCCCCCGTTATCAATAAGACACAACACCGCACCTATTGAGAGAGAGTAAGTCTGAACAGCCGAACACTTCAAGACCCTGCTTCGCGTAAACACCAGCTGGACAATTTATGTCAAAATGACTGGTCGCCATTCCCGGGGACTCACCTGGTTCCAGGCGTGGGGCGCTGTGCGAGTCCCTTGGATCCGGGCGAGGGGCGCACAAGGGAGGAGGGACAACGACTGTCTTTTCAAAGTTTTATTGTCAGAATATAAGAAAACAATACAAAATCAAAATAAAAGCTAGCCTCCTTGATTGAGGACGACCGGAGAAAACAACAAAACGAGGACCTAAGGCCACTGCTAAAACAAAAGTATCAAATGGTCAGAATAACTCACAAAACTTTTGACTATCAGACTATGAACAGGCTCGGTAAGACTATCACACAGTAGTAGTTCAACAAGAGTCAGAGTGCTAGAGTCTGACTGCTAGAGTCCGACTGCCCCACATCTAATTCCTCATTCTTCTAAGTTTCAATAGTCATGGCCCGTTTAGATTTGGGGCTGAGCCATGACGCACATATCCATCTATCATACATGTGTCCTGCACTCTCCAAAAGGTCAATGTATGCCAGGAATTAATTCACAACTTTGATATACGTGTGCAAAAAGTCAAAACACATTTATGCCAAATACACATTTTTCTATAATAAGAATCactcttatttattttttctccacAATTTCTCCAAAGTCCATCAAACGAAGGATCCTTTAGGAGCATTCGACAGGTGCGATTGAATTGTTTAGCGACAGTAGCACGTGACTTGTTTCTCCGAGGTGGGAACTTGGGGGAACTCTAATTGCAGACTTTTATGAaaccaaacgcacacacacctcccagtaCACtgacactacaccacacacagtccGGCCGTGGCGATCAGGGCGCTTCCAATCAGATTAGACTAACATATTCAATTTGTCACCAGGTTGAGGTACGTTAAATAACTCTGCCCAGGATCTGTAACAGAGGCAGGTATTACGAGGCAAAAAAACGTAAATGGGGTTGCCAGGATgacctgtgtgtgcgcgcgcgtactcgtgtgtgtgtgtgtgtgtggggggggggttatttaaTTGTGTAAAATTTCAAATGTAATCAACTACACTGTGACCCCTAAATATGTGATACCTGTGAGGTTTGCTCTCCCGTAAGTGATCTGTCAAACTGTCCGATATTTGGATTGAATGATTCAACATTTCTGAAGTCAGCAAACAGTGAAAATTTTAGACTTTCTTTTCATTTAGCTGCAACTGCATGGTTTTGAGCAATGCGGCTAAGGTTCCATTGAATTCAGAATTAGACTACATGATTGCCCCAGTGTAGAAATAGGACAAATGACACCATTTCCTGACACATGAAAAGACAaccctaacgtgtgtgtgtgtgtttgttttggtcttCACAGAAGTACAATGGCCACCTGCCTATTGAGATCAAGGCGGTGCCAGAGGGGAGTGTGATTCCGAGAGGGAACGTTCTGTTCACCGTGGAGAGCACCGACCCAGAATGCTACTGGCTCACCAACTGGGTGGAGGTAAACGAATGCACCCAACCTTCCCACACACCGCACCACCTCTTTCTAGGAACGGATGCTTACTTATCCAGATGTGGAACGTTCATTTGGTCAACTGATGTGCTGAAAATCCCTTTCGGGCAAGGTCGAGTGGTTACCTTTATCATTTTTTATGGACCACAGAATGTGCACTCGCAGGCTTGCAAATCGTGTTTGTATCCTTAACCTTCACACACCCCGATCCCGTGTGTCCTGTCcccagtgcacgcacacactggcacagGCATGACTCAGCACAATTTAATCAACATATAATGagattcatctctctctctctctctctctttctctgagagggaagagagagagggagggtgagagaggatgagagagagagggcaagatgGAATACCTAACTCTCTATCTAatccactctctcttttatcccccccgtctctttctctttacttcTACCCTCCTGTACCGTGCCTCACTATCCCCAACACTGACCAtgtcgctctcgctctctctcgctctctctctctctctctcctatttcttatcttcctcccttttttaatgtttttttttttttttgcttttctcTGGAGAGAGGTGGGCTGACAGACAGAAGGGGACCTTGGCATGCGTGTGTCGTCTATCGCGCCGCCCGCCACTGTTTAGGCGGTCTCTCGCAGCCTAGTGATAAATCCACGATAAGCTTCCATACGGAGCTTTCCAGTCGGTTTACACCCGGTGGGACGGCGCCGGCTGTTTGAGATGCCGCTCTGTGGACAGATTGACGGCGTCCCAACTTTGTACTCTGACGCCGTCTTCGCTCTGTTCGGCGCTGGCGCGGCTGATGTGATTAGCTTATCAAAGAGAATGACACCCTGGAAAACCTTGTCAACAAGCGTCTAGCACAGTGACATTTGGCATGCAGCCGTTTTAAGTTgttggttttttttttttagatgaAAGCTTGTTTTTTTGAAGCATTGCTACTTTGAGAAACACACCTAGAAGCTCGGTAGAAGCCTTTCCTGCGTGTTTGCAAACGTGGACGACCACCCGACGAATTGCATTTGCGGTTTGAAGCCTTAACGCTCGTCTATCGGCCCATAGAAATGGCTTGCTGTGGTCACGTTTCCGCGCGCGTGGGGGAATGTTGCGTGAACATTTCTGCCCTTTTACGCATTGAATTGGCACAGCTGCGTGCGTTTTCACAGACGAAGCTAGGCAGGCACAGTGGCCCTGCACAAGTGTAAGATGGGATTCACATGAGCCTAACCCCACCCAGCCAAGGTAGCTCTTCCCTGGACCTCGGGATGAGAAGatccgccccctccccctccgcctggTCCTCTGTTGACACGGACCACGGATCAGAGCCTGGTTCCCAGGGAATGAGCATCTGCCTCGGAATCCCCACTGAGCCCCTCTTGGACCGCTGAGTGTCCGAGGGGCCAGCGGTTGGTTTTGGGTTCAAGTTCCACCTGACTAAACCGTGGGGTGGCGGGGTGCGCTTCGGGACGGCTTTTGTTACAGCGGGGCCTGAGGTAGAGGACGAGGGATGGGCGGaggtgggatggatggatggggagCAGGACGGCGACACGGGTGGAGTGGAATaacggaagagggagagaaggatggtgggatgggagggaggtggagagaaggggatTGAGATGGACCGAAGAAAGCTAATCCCAGAGGTCATGAACACTTGACCTTGTGCTGTGTTTAGTTTGGCCTGCGTTATCCAGCACACAGCGCAACAACAGGTGCTAAGTACACCGAACACGCATGGCTACGTTCATCATACAACCGAACACCTTAACAACACGCTTACAAGGCACACTAAACATTCCTGCTCGGTAAACCATAAaccaggggttgtgtgtgtgtgtgtgtgtgtgtgtatgaatagagatggggatgggtgtaggccTGACTTCTAGCCTCCTGGTTGGCTGCTCTGATCCTGACcatgccccgccccccctctctctgacccctgccCATCCGCAGACCATCCTGGTGCAGACCTGGTACCCCATCACCGTGGCGACCAACTCACGGGAGCAGAAGAAGATCTTGGCTAAGTACCTTCTGGAGACTTCTGGGAACCTTGAGCGCCTGGACTACAAACTGCATGACTTCGGCTACAGAGGAGTGTCCTCGCAAGAGGTAGCAGCCTCAAAAACCTCACCAAACCAAATCAAATACATTGAATATTATCACGTATCATTTCACATTGTTTCTAAAGTCTGTAGAAAGGCAAATAAAACAATGGCTATTGTGTCCGGAAACAGTTGTTAGTATTTCCTGAATGAATCTAACATGGGATTTCCCAAAGAAAATATTTGATTTACTAATTCAATTTAAATGAATTTAAATGacttttcccagacatggattaagcctagtcctagactAAAACCTTTTTCAATGATCTTCATGTAAGTTTTCTCTTACTTAAAGACTAAAGGACTGTAAGGTTCCCCctcaagcactcgtcctctcctttttttttttttttgtattttttacttccactctcttcctgtttgtgtttttccCCAGACGGCGGGTATCGGGGCCTCAGCCCACCTGGTGAACTTCAAGGGGACAGACACGGTGGCTGGCATCTGTGTGATCAAGAAGTACTACGGCACCAAAGACCCTGTGCCAGGCTTCTCTGTGCCCGCCGCGGAACACAGGTACAACACTGCTTCCCACACGGACTGGGTCATACAGAATGTACAGCCGACACGTACTTTTCGGACAAATCGCCTCAAACTCGAGTTTCTCCTTGTTGGACTAAGGCGTTGGGAGAGTGTGTTTGCGTACGAGGGGGATTGTCGACTAGTGAGGGCCATTTCatagggtgcacacacacactaacatacacacacacacgcgcaatgacacactcagtcacacacacacacacacgcgtgtgcagTGGGATGTatggcgagagaggggggggatgttCTGTGCCACAAGGGCGCTTACTGCCGCTTCCGTGCACCCATGTTCCGCCCCAGTGCACCATGGGAGCCGTGCTCCGCCTGGTCAGTGTTGCGTAATCGCCAGCCCGTTCAGACTCGCGAGGGTCAGAAATCGCTGTCATGCGAACGATACGCAATCCCCCTGGCCTTCTCGCTTaaatcctctctcacacacacacattcataattccccacacacagcaatcTGTCAAAACCTAGTAGTCAATCGCTGTAAGTAGATTTTGGATATGTATCTATGAACGGTTGAGATCTAGTCGATTTAGTGTATAGCATGAAGCGTGAAATCCCGGGCTATCGAAATGGTCGGGGCTTCCTGTGTCGTCCACGTAAAGCCTGGCTCAGGTCATCCCCTAGTGGCAAACGGCGAGATTGCGTCCATCGCCGCCTAGCCGCGGACGAGAACCtcgcctccgtctctctccgtctccccgtctttctcatgtctcctccctccgccccgCTCTCGTCTCCCCGTGGGTCTCTCCAGCACCATCACCGCCTGGGGCAAGGACCACGAGAAGGACGCCTTCGAGCACATCATCAAGCAGTTCCCCTCGGTGCCCGTGTCCATCGTCAGCGACAGCTACGACATCTACAACGCCTGCGAGAAGATCTGGGGCGAGGACCTGCGCGCGCTCATCGAGTGCCGCAGCGCCGACGCCCCCCTGGTGGTGCGGCCCGACTCGGGGAACCCCCTGGACACCGTGCTGaaggtgggggcgggggaggggggacggggaggggggctggggtggtggtTGTTTGACAAGATAACGCAAGTTAATGCAGTTGGCACATTAatttgtattggtgtgtgtgcgtgtgcgtgtgcgtgtgtgtgtgtgaccagccaTAGGAGAATCACTCGTGGGAGCATGGATGTGTACAGCGGGCCCTGTATGATATAACAGTAGGTGATCTTTAACCCTGTCgtcgtcccctccctccctccccatctctgccccccccccaggtgctggAGATCCTTGGGAAGAAGTTCACGCCTAGTGAGAACTCCAAGGGCTACAAGGTGCTGCCCCCCTACATCCGGGTCATCCAGGGAGACGGGGTGGACATCAACACCCTgcaggaggtaacacacacacacgcatattaaCAAACCCACCTTGCATCAACCCCCCCCAAaccaaagatacacacacacacacagacgaacaTATCCACGCGCAGTGTCTCGCACGCGCTCGCGTAACACCGGAGTGTtccggcggtgtgtgtgtgtgtgtgtgtgtgtgtcgtggtgtgCAGATCGTGGAGGGCATGAAGCAGCACAGGTGGAGCATCGAGAACATTGCGTTCGGCTCTGGAGGAGCCCTGCTGCAGAAGCTGACCAGAGACCTGCTCAACTGCTCCTTCAAGTGCAGCTACGTGGTCACCAACGGCCTCGGGGTGAGgtcgcgcacacacgcgcactctGGAAGCATGGCTAGATTCATGAGCAGCAACCAAAAGGgaatcagacacacagacatttgaAGCATGGCTAGATTTAGGGGGAGTTACACAAAGTGCATcaataacacactcacacacacacacagcttccccTACTTTGACCTTGACATGAACCCTGCTTGAGCCTTTTGTTGAACATTACAGGTGAACGTGTTCAAAGACCCGGTGGCTGACCCCAACAAGCGGTCGAAGAAAGGTCGTCTGTCCCTCCACCGGACGCAGAGCGGCAACTTTgtcaccctggaggaggggaagggcgaCCTGGAGGAGTACGGAGTggtacgtcacacacacacactcccgaaaCCTCCGAGCGCCATTCTTGGGGAACTTGAAACCGTTTGACGTGGAGCGTTTGCCTTACACGGCTTTCCATCCCTTTTGCCGCGCATGTACATGTGCTTTCTAAGTAGAGCAGAGCAAGCTTAGTGacggctctctttctctccctctgtccctctctctctgtctccatctctctcaaccTCACTAGGACCTGCTGCACACGGTGTTCCGCAACGGCAACATCCTGAAGACGTACACGTTCGACGACGTCAGAGACAATGCCAAGCTCAAGGAGAGCGAGCTGGAGGAGCTCCTCCACTGAgcgggcccccggccccccctctcccacctccacccccatcccccatccACCCCGCTGTCCTGTACTTCTACTGTCCccacctgagggaggagagcactgctataaccccccccccccccctcctcccaacacacacacctctctctttatcctccagtcccccccccccaaaaccccccacccctcccactccTAAAGCACTGTCCTCGGTCGGAGAGGAGATGAGTCGAGCTCACACATGAAAAAAAGCCAATGGCAGAAAGCCCGTCTTGGGACAGttggagagagcgagtgagagacacGTTTCGTCAGATGTGATTGAGTTGAGAGAGCGGGTTGTGCTTGagaaatggaagagagagagatcccacCTCCACACTGACTGTGCCCTGTGTTACATGTACAGAGttgtttcaaaacaaaaacaaaaaagtaaGAATCTCTCGGTTGACTTAGCCTTGTGTTTTTAAGTGATGGACGGAATAATATCATGGTATCTAAATAATTTACTTGCGGTTATGTAACCGCGTGTGTGCGTATATGACCAAGTTTCACTATATTTGACCACAAGATCTTCGCAGGAAAGGAGATCTGAAGTTAAGCCTGGCACAAGGCCTTGAGCTTATCTCCAACGAGCTCGGACGCTACTATATGCGCTCACAACGAGTCAGCAGTAGCATCTGTAGCCTGTCGACTAGCACTTGAAGCGGTCTCGAAGCAGGACAGGTCTGTGTATACTGTCAATGAAGGTTCCAACTCCAAAAGCACCGGGGTGGATGTGTAAATGTTCAATGTTGCTGAATGtgactgtttttgtgtgtgcgcgtgactgTACGTGTGTGCTGACAACTTCTTCCTTTAAAGGATTAATGATGTTCCTTTATGCAAATTATTTTTTTGCAGATCAAGATGGGGGGGGTTGCTCCATAATTATCACTTTTAAGGTTTAAAGCTGTTTCCTGTTTTAGGACAACACTACTCAACTCATGGCCAAGTTGGTAGGTCTGGACAATGATAATCATGTCTCAACTTTATTTGCAGTACATTTGTGTGAGTTAGTTACCAGTCGggtttgtttgattttgagaacGACAGTGAGGTGGTAGCTGTATCTTGATTAGGGAGGTGAACTTTGTTTTACTCTTTTGATACTGTCTTGGTTCTTGTACCTCAGAAATAGTTTTAATCATTTTATATGGCAAAGGTGAACAATAACAGAATTATTGCAGTAAATAACCATATTTACCATGACATGGCCAAACTGCCTTCTCACATGTACATAACAACTTACTTTCtatgaggggagagggcagatTACTgataaatagtttttttttttttgtcaaatgccctttttttttttttttactttaccaACAGAATCCTTCAAACTGCTTGGTTGTAGTATGACTGTTCTTGTGAAGTCAGCTTTTAGCTCATGTTTGTATAGTCGTGTGAATGCCAAGTGTGTAATGACTGAAAATACTTTTGAattatattttttgttgttatatGTATATGTTGATTGTCCCAAATTCTTTATATGTTGATTGTCCCAAACTCTTTCCCACAACCTATTGGATACTTTAACTAACACTGTTGCTATATTATTGTCAACGTATTAAAAGGACCACTCTATCAATTTGCTGAAAACTTTGATGGACTTTTTATGGTTTATAATATACTACCAATTCAGACGTGGCAATTTAGTTTTTGGAGAATTCTATAGTAGAAGATTTAAGTGAGCAATTGACTAAAAACCAGCGTTCAGTGTTCTCCATTTATTTAGAGAGCACGTCGTGTAACCTTATCATGGCACTTTGTAAGGCAGCTCTGATTTAAATCCTGTATTGCGGGTTATTAACCGCTTACAGGCGCAAAGGCTATTCTTTTGTAAAAGAATTTTGAGAATTCGCGGTTTGATGTCTCAAGTCATATGACTGGAACAGCTACCGGTAACAGGAGATGGAGAAATACCCTACCCTGGCTGTAGGCAACAGAGTGAATACGCCTGTTTGGAGTAAGTCTGTAGGagacgaagaaaaaaaaggacttTCGGTGACTTGTCGACCTAGTTCTCATAAAGTTTAGAAATATCTGACCGCTATTTATTCAGCTACTTTAAAACATCCCTTCAATGTTAAAACACTTAACTTTTGTAAAACCCACAGTTTTGCGTGTTTTCGTCTATTTTACAGTAGCCTTAAGCCTCCGTTATTTTGCGCAGTAGGGGTAGCATCACCGAATCCACCGCAGAACCACGTCACTCTGTCAAACTTAGGTTTTCTCCTCGAAGTTGGATCATTCGTCCATCGTTTTCGTTAGGGTAAAAGTTAGAAAGGCGAGGAGATGACAGGATTTCGATTGAACATGGCACCTCTCAAAGAGCCTCTTGGTTTTATCAAACTTGTGGAATGGGTAAGTAAAGAGGCATTTACAGTTTTAATACTGTACAACCCAGGGATTTTCACTTGAGCTCGGGGATACGGCCTGACTGGGTTTATTCTTTTCTGGCAGTTGTAGCTACATGTTTATTGCTTTTCTTTACGGTATTAAAATAACGTAGCTTCTCAATGTTGCAGACCTGTTGCAGGAAACTCAGTTTTACTTTGAGATACGTTGCCAGGTTCTCTTGCACAAATGATCATACTTGCCCTTCAAATGAAAGGCAAATGTTATACATTAATCCCCTTCTCACCAATATTTTACTGGAAATAAGCTCTTCAA of the Osmerus mordax isolate fOsmMor3 chromosome 17, fOsmMor3.pri, whole genome shotgun sequence genome contains:
- the nampt1 gene encoding nicotinamide phosphoribosyltransferase, translated to MEHRDADFNILLATDSYKVTHYKQYPPNTSKVYSYFECREKRNDPTKNRKVKYDKTVFYGLQYILHKYLKGKVVTPEKIQEAKEVYREHFQDDVFNEKGWTYILEKYNGHLPIEIKAVPEGSVIPRGNVLFTVESTDPECYWLTNWVETILVQTWYPITVATNSREQKKILAKYLLETSGNLERLDYKLHDFGYRGVSSQETAGIGASAHLVNFKGTDTVAGICVIKKYYGTKDPVPGFSVPAAEHSTITAWGKDHEKDAFEHIIKQFPSVPVSIVSDSYDIYNACEKIWGEDLRALIECRSADAPLVVRPDSGNPLDTVLKVLEILGKKFTPSENSKGYKVLPPYIRVIQGDGVDINTLQEIVEGMKQHRWSIENIAFGSGGALLQKLTRDLLNCSFKCSYVVTNGLGVNVFKDPVADPNKRSKKGRLSLHRTQSGNFVTLEEGKGDLEEYGVDLLHTVFRNGNILKTYTFDDVRDNAKLKESELEELLH